Proteins encoded within one genomic window of Numenius arquata chromosome 12, bNumArq3.hap1.1, whole genome shotgun sequence:
- the ACTR3B gene encoding actin-related protein 3B isoform X1, translating to MASYLPPCVIDGGTGYTKLGYAGNTEPQFIIPSCIAIRESAKVGDQAQRRVMKGVDDLDFFIGDEAIDKPTYATKWPIRHGIVEDWDLMERFMEQVIFKYLRAEPEDHYFLMTEPPLNTPENREYLAEIMFESFNIPGLYIAVQAVLALAASWTSRQVGERTLTGIVIDSGDGVTHVIPVAEGYVIGSCIKHIPIAGRDITYFIQQLLREREVGIPPEQSLETAKAIKEKYCYICPDIVKEFAKYDADPRKWIKQYTGINAINKTKFVIDVGYERFLGPEIFFHPEFANPDFMESISDVVDEVIQNCPIDVRRPLYKNVVLSGGSTMFRDFGRRLQRDLKRVVDARLRLSEELSGGRIKPKPVEVQVITHHMQRYAVWFGGSMLASTSFSKYVTPRKTMKSMVLVFVVIILFLESCHNARLMETRSLIPCWWRNLCKAEEGSRYCKY from the exons ATGGCGAGCTACCTGCCCCCCTGCGTGATAGACGGAGGCACTGG GTATACGAAACTTGGCTATGCAGGAAATACAGAACCTCAGTTCATTATCCCATCAT GTATTGCGATTCGAGAATCAGCCAAAGTAGGTGACCAGGCTCAGAGGAGGGTAATGAAAGGTGTTGATGATCTGGACTTTTTCATAGGAGATGAAGCCATAGATAAACCTACCTATGCTACAAAG TGGCCTATACGACATGGTATTGTTGAGGACTGGGACCTCATGGAGAGATTCATGGAGCAGGTCATTTTTAAATACCTACGAGCTGAACCTGAGGATCACTATTTTTTAATG ACGGAGCCTCCATTGAACACACCAGAAAACAGAGAGTATCTTGCAGAAATCATGTTCGAATCATTTAACATACCAGGACTTTACATTGCTGTTCAG GCAGTGTTGGCCTTAGCTGCCTCTTGGACGTCACGACAGGTTGGAGAACGTACTTTGACTGGAATTGTCATCGATAGCGGTGATGGAGTGACCCATGTAATTCCTGTG GCAGAAGGCTATGTAATTGGAAGTTGCATCAAACATATTCCTATTGCAGGTAGAGATATTACTTACTTTATTCAACAACTCCTAAGGGAAAGGGAGGTAGGAATTCCTCCTGAACAATCTCTGGAGACAGCAAAAGCCATAAAG GAGAAATACTGTTACATTTGCCCTGACATAGTGAAAGAATTTGCCAAGTATGATGCAGATCCTCGAAAATGGATCAAACAGTATACTGGCATCAATGCAATCAACAAAACCAAATTTGTTATAGATGTCGGTTATGAAAGGTTCCTCGGACCTGAAATTTTCTTTCATCCTGAG tttgctAATCCAGATTTTATGGAATCCATTTCGGATGTAGTTGATGAAGTTATACAGAACTGTCCCATTGATGTCCGGCGTCCATTATATAAG AATGTGGTCCTCTCAGGAGGATCCACGATGTTCAGGGACTTTGGACGACGACTGCAAAGGGATTTGAAGAGAGTAGTGGATGCGAGATTGCGACTTAGTGAAGAACTCAGCGGTGGTCGAATAAAA CCCAAACCAGTTGAAGTTCAAGTGATAACACATCACATGCAGCGTTATGCAGTTTGGTTTGGTGGTTCCATGCTGGCTTCAACA AGTTTTTCCAAGTATGTCACACCAAGAAAGACTATGAAGAGTATGGTCCTAGTATTTGTCGTCATAATCCTGTTTTTGGAGTCATGTCATAATGCTCGTCTAATGGAAACAAGATCTCTGATACCTTGCTGGTGGAGAAATTTATGTAAAGCAGAGGAAGGCAGCAGATACTGTAAATACTGA
- the ACTR3B gene encoding actin-related protein 3B isoform X4: MASYLPPCVIDGGTGYTKLGYAGNTEPQFIIPSCIAIRESAKVGDQAQRRVMKGVDDLDFFIGDEAIDKPTYATKWPIRHGIVEDWDLMERFMEQVIFKYLRAEPEDHYFLMTEPPLNTPENREYLAEIMFESFNIPGLYIAVQAVLALAASWTSRQVGERTLTGIVIDSGDGVTHVIPVAEGYVIGSCIKHIPIAGRDITYFIQQLLREREVGIPPEQSLETAKAIKEKYCYICPDIVKEFAKYDADPRKWIKQYTGINAINKTKFVIDVGYERFLGPEIFFHPEFANPDFMESISDVVDEVIQNCPIDVRRPLYKPEFFQVCHTKKDYEEYGPSICRHNPVFGVMS, from the exons ATGGCGAGCTACCTGCCCCCCTGCGTGATAGACGGAGGCACTGG GTATACGAAACTTGGCTATGCAGGAAATACAGAACCTCAGTTCATTATCCCATCAT GTATTGCGATTCGAGAATCAGCCAAAGTAGGTGACCAGGCTCAGAGGAGGGTAATGAAAGGTGTTGATGATCTGGACTTTTTCATAGGAGATGAAGCCATAGATAAACCTACCTATGCTACAAAG TGGCCTATACGACATGGTATTGTTGAGGACTGGGACCTCATGGAGAGATTCATGGAGCAGGTCATTTTTAAATACCTACGAGCTGAACCTGAGGATCACTATTTTTTAATG ACGGAGCCTCCATTGAACACACCAGAAAACAGAGAGTATCTTGCAGAAATCATGTTCGAATCATTTAACATACCAGGACTTTACATTGCTGTTCAG GCAGTGTTGGCCTTAGCTGCCTCTTGGACGTCACGACAGGTTGGAGAACGTACTTTGACTGGAATTGTCATCGATAGCGGTGATGGAGTGACCCATGTAATTCCTGTG GCAGAAGGCTATGTAATTGGAAGTTGCATCAAACATATTCCTATTGCAGGTAGAGATATTACTTACTTTATTCAACAACTCCTAAGGGAAAGGGAGGTAGGAATTCCTCCTGAACAATCTCTGGAGACAGCAAAAGCCATAAAG GAGAAATACTGTTACATTTGCCCTGACATAGTGAAAGAATTTGCCAAGTATGATGCAGATCCTCGAAAATGGATCAAACAGTATACTGGCATCAATGCAATCAACAAAACCAAATTTGTTATAGATGTCGGTTATGAAAGGTTCCTCGGACCTGAAATTTTCTTTCATCCTGAG tttgctAATCCAGATTTTATGGAATCCATTTCGGATGTAGTTGATGAAGTTATACAGAACTGTCCCATTGATGTCCGGCGTCCATTATATAAG CCAGAGTTTTTCCAAGTATGTCACACCAAGAAAGACTATGAAGAGTATGGTCCTAGTATTTGTCGTCATAATCCTGTTTTTGGAGTCATGTCATAA
- the ACTR3B gene encoding actin-related protein 3B isoform X3: MASYLPPCVIDGGTGYTKLGYAGNTEPQFIIPSCIAIRESAKVGDQAQRRVMKGVDDLDFFIGDEAIDKPTYATKWPIRHGIVEDWDLMERFMEQVIFKYLRAEPEDHYFLMTEPPLNTPENREYLAEIMFESFNIPGLYIAVQAVLALAASWTSRQVGERTLTGIVIDSGDGVTHVIPVAEGYVIGSCIKHIPIAGRDITYFIQQLLREREVGIPPEQSLETAKAIKEKYCYICPDIVKEFAKYDADPRKWIKQYTGINAINKTKFVIDVGYERFLGPEIFFHPEFANPDFMESISDVVDEVIQNCPIDVRRPLYKPKPVEVQVITHHMQRYAVWFGGSMLASTPEFFQVCHTKKDYEEYGPSICRHNPVFGVMS, from the exons ATGGCGAGCTACCTGCCCCCCTGCGTGATAGACGGAGGCACTGG GTATACGAAACTTGGCTATGCAGGAAATACAGAACCTCAGTTCATTATCCCATCAT GTATTGCGATTCGAGAATCAGCCAAAGTAGGTGACCAGGCTCAGAGGAGGGTAATGAAAGGTGTTGATGATCTGGACTTTTTCATAGGAGATGAAGCCATAGATAAACCTACCTATGCTACAAAG TGGCCTATACGACATGGTATTGTTGAGGACTGGGACCTCATGGAGAGATTCATGGAGCAGGTCATTTTTAAATACCTACGAGCTGAACCTGAGGATCACTATTTTTTAATG ACGGAGCCTCCATTGAACACACCAGAAAACAGAGAGTATCTTGCAGAAATCATGTTCGAATCATTTAACATACCAGGACTTTACATTGCTGTTCAG GCAGTGTTGGCCTTAGCTGCCTCTTGGACGTCACGACAGGTTGGAGAACGTACTTTGACTGGAATTGTCATCGATAGCGGTGATGGAGTGACCCATGTAATTCCTGTG GCAGAAGGCTATGTAATTGGAAGTTGCATCAAACATATTCCTATTGCAGGTAGAGATATTACTTACTTTATTCAACAACTCCTAAGGGAAAGGGAGGTAGGAATTCCTCCTGAACAATCTCTGGAGACAGCAAAAGCCATAAAG GAGAAATACTGTTACATTTGCCCTGACATAGTGAAAGAATTTGCCAAGTATGATGCAGATCCTCGAAAATGGATCAAACAGTATACTGGCATCAATGCAATCAACAAAACCAAATTTGTTATAGATGTCGGTTATGAAAGGTTCCTCGGACCTGAAATTTTCTTTCATCCTGAG tttgctAATCCAGATTTTATGGAATCCATTTCGGATGTAGTTGATGAAGTTATACAGAACTGTCCCATTGATGTCCGGCGTCCATTATATAAG CCCAAACCAGTTGAAGTTCAAGTGATAACACATCACATGCAGCGTTATGCAGTTTGGTTTGGTGGTTCCATGCTGGCTTCAACA CCAGAGTTTTTCCAAGTATGTCACACCAAGAAAGACTATGAAGAGTATGGTCCTAGTATTTGTCGTCATAATCCTGTTTTTGGAGTCATGTCATAA
- the ACTR3B gene encoding actin-related protein 3B isoform X2 has protein sequence MASYLPPCVIDGGTGYTKLGYAGNTEPQFIIPSCIAIRESAKVGDQAQRRVMKGVDDLDFFIGDEAIDKPTYATKWPIRHGIVEDWDLMERFMEQVIFKYLRAEPEDHYFLMTEPPLNTPENREYLAEIMFESFNIPGLYIAVQAVLALAASWTSRQVGERTLTGIVIDSGDGVTHVIPVAEGYVIGSCIKHIPIAGRDITYFIQQLLREREVGIPPEQSLETAKAIKEKYCYICPDIVKEFAKYDADPRKWIKQYTGINAINKTKFVIDVGYERFLGPEIFFHPEFANPDFMESISDVVDEVIQNCPIDVRRPLYKNVVLSGGSTMFRDFGRRLQRDLKRVVDARLRLSEELSGGRIKPKPVEVQVITHHMQRYAVWFGGSMLASTPEFFQVCHTKKDYEEYGPSICRHNPVFGVMS, from the exons ATGGCGAGCTACCTGCCCCCCTGCGTGATAGACGGAGGCACTGG GTATACGAAACTTGGCTATGCAGGAAATACAGAACCTCAGTTCATTATCCCATCAT GTATTGCGATTCGAGAATCAGCCAAAGTAGGTGACCAGGCTCAGAGGAGGGTAATGAAAGGTGTTGATGATCTGGACTTTTTCATAGGAGATGAAGCCATAGATAAACCTACCTATGCTACAAAG TGGCCTATACGACATGGTATTGTTGAGGACTGGGACCTCATGGAGAGATTCATGGAGCAGGTCATTTTTAAATACCTACGAGCTGAACCTGAGGATCACTATTTTTTAATG ACGGAGCCTCCATTGAACACACCAGAAAACAGAGAGTATCTTGCAGAAATCATGTTCGAATCATTTAACATACCAGGACTTTACATTGCTGTTCAG GCAGTGTTGGCCTTAGCTGCCTCTTGGACGTCACGACAGGTTGGAGAACGTACTTTGACTGGAATTGTCATCGATAGCGGTGATGGAGTGACCCATGTAATTCCTGTG GCAGAAGGCTATGTAATTGGAAGTTGCATCAAACATATTCCTATTGCAGGTAGAGATATTACTTACTTTATTCAACAACTCCTAAGGGAAAGGGAGGTAGGAATTCCTCCTGAACAATCTCTGGAGACAGCAAAAGCCATAAAG GAGAAATACTGTTACATTTGCCCTGACATAGTGAAAGAATTTGCCAAGTATGATGCAGATCCTCGAAAATGGATCAAACAGTATACTGGCATCAATGCAATCAACAAAACCAAATTTGTTATAGATGTCGGTTATGAAAGGTTCCTCGGACCTGAAATTTTCTTTCATCCTGAG tttgctAATCCAGATTTTATGGAATCCATTTCGGATGTAGTTGATGAAGTTATACAGAACTGTCCCATTGATGTCCGGCGTCCATTATATAAG AATGTGGTCCTCTCAGGAGGATCCACGATGTTCAGGGACTTTGGACGACGACTGCAAAGGGATTTGAAGAGAGTAGTGGATGCGAGATTGCGACTTAGTGAAGAACTCAGCGGTGGTCGAATAAAA CCCAAACCAGTTGAAGTTCAAGTGATAACACATCACATGCAGCGTTATGCAGTTTGGTTTGGTGGTTCCATGCTGGCTTCAACA CCAGAGTTTTTCCAAGTATGTCACACCAAGAAAGACTATGAAGAGTATGGTCCTAGTATTTGTCGTCATAATCCTGTTTTTGGAGTCATGTCATAA